A portion of the Oscillospiraceae bacterium genome contains these proteins:
- a CDS encoding DHHW family protein — protein sequence MDKHAKRSSLLHYPVLIVFTLFFVGLFALDLITPDRAYSELENTTLSQRPALTQLSAKGLNSYFTAYTKYVKDQVFGRDQWISLQSMVETTLLQKEQNGGILLGREHMMFPRTFGLLSSEERTLPKNTSAVESLCQRYPGKVNVLLAPAASDIYPENVPANAPLLDENTYLDPLSAAVQAAGGRFVDVRGTLTDHKGEYLYYRTDHHWTSLGAYYAYQQLCDALGLTPFDTAAHTALTADRFYGTHYSKARTWNAVPDTITWYDLPNQLTIYNVTAAGQPTDGEATGLYDTDKLTVYDKYAMFLHGNNGLSRVQGDGTGKILVIKDSYANCFVPYLTANYADIDVVDFRNYNFGLDQLIADNDYDQILVLYSFASFKSDPYLYRAGVTG from the coding sequence ATGGACAAGCATGCAAAAAGATCTTCCCTGCTGCACTACCCGGTGCTGATCGTGTTCACCCTGTTCTTCGTGGGGCTGTTCGCACTGGATCTGATCACCCCGGACCGGGCCTACAGTGAGCTGGAGAACACCACCCTCAGCCAGCGCCCGGCCCTGACCCAGCTCTCGGCCAAGGGGCTGAACAGCTACTTTACCGCCTATACCAAGTACGTCAAGGATCAGGTATTCGGCCGCGACCAGTGGATCAGCCTGCAGAGCATGGTGGAGACCACCCTGCTGCAGAAAGAGCAGAACGGCGGCATCCTGCTGGGCAGGGAGCACATGATGTTCCCCCGCACCTTCGGGTTGCTCTCCAGCGAGGAGCGCACCCTGCCCAAGAATACTTCTGCGGTGGAGTCGCTCTGCCAGCGGTACCCCGGCAAGGTGAATGTACTGCTGGCCCCGGCTGCATCGGACATCTACCCGGAGAACGTACCTGCCAACGCGCCCCTGCTGGACGAGAACACGTATCTTGATCCGCTCAGCGCCGCCGTGCAGGCCGCCGGAGGCCGCTTTGTGGACGTGCGCGGCACCCTGACCGACCACAAGGGCGAGTATCTCTATTACCGCACCGACCACCACTGGACGAGCCTGGGCGCTTATTACGCCTACCAGCAGCTGTGCGATGCGCTGGGTCTTACACCCTTTGACACCGCCGCCCACACGGCCCTGACCGCCGATCGCTTCTACGGCACCCACTACTCCAAGGCCCGCACCTGGAACGCCGTGCCGGACACCATCACCTGGTACGACCTGCCCAACCAGCTGACCATCTACAACGTGACGGCCGCCGGGCAGCCCACAGACGGCGAGGCCACCGGCCTGTACGATACCGACAAGCTCACCGTCTACGACAAGTACGCCATGTTCCTGCACGGCAACAACGGCCTGAGCCGGGTGCAGGGCGACGGCACCGGAAAGATCCTTGTCATCAAGGACAGCTACGCCAACTGTTTCGTGCCCTATCTCACCGCCAATTACGCCGACATCGACGTGGTGGACTTCCGCAACTACAACTTTGGTCTGGACCAGCTGATCGCCGACAACGATTATGACCAGATCCTGGTGCTGTACAGCTTTGCCAGCTTCAAGAGCGACCCCTATCTCTACCGCGCCGGTGTGACCGGCTGA
- a CDS encoding MBOAT family protein, with protein sequence MVFSTIIFLFRFLPITLALYYLAPAKLKNTVLFLCSLVFYCWGEVRFFPVMVALILINYVCGLAIEHFDAKPALRKAFLLIALIGSLGMLFYFKYANFVLRSANALLGTAFAEIQGIGTLPLGISFYTFQTLSYSIDVYRRDVKAERNIIDFGAYVVMFPQLIAGPIVKYRDVSNQLHVYKHRYTLSQIEEGMTLFTFGLAKKVLLADAIGALWTDIIGVAASPSTTFVGLANASTPLVWLGIIAYSLQLYFDFSGYSMMGIGMGKMLGFDFPANFNYPYISASITEFWRRWHMTLSGWFREYVYIPLGGNRKGLKRQILNLFIVELLTGIWHGANWNFICWGLYYFVLLAIEKLFLLPHLKKGKVWPHIYTLFLVVVGWAMFVGNDTGVSFGLLFQKLFIPSGGVSPLYFLRNYGVLLIVSVICCTPLIEKIWNTLRRNVITRCATILLLLVVSTAYVVGSTNSPFLYFNF encoded by the coding sequence TTGGTTTTCAGCACCATCATTTTCCTGTTCCGCTTTTTGCCCATCACGCTGGCGCTGTACTACCTTGCGCCCGCAAAGCTCAAGAACACCGTGCTGTTCCTCTGCAGCCTTGTGTTTTACTGCTGGGGCGAGGTCCGTTTTTTCCCGGTCATGGTGGCCCTCATCCTCATCAACTATGTCTGTGGCCTTGCCATTGAGCATTTTGACGCAAAGCCCGCCCTGCGCAAAGCCTTTCTGCTCATCGCCCTCATCGGCAGCCTGGGCATGCTGTTCTATTTCAAGTATGCAAACTTCGTGCTGCGCAGCGCCAATGCCCTGCTGGGCACGGCCTTTGCCGAGATCCAGGGCATCGGCACCCTGCCGCTGGGCATCAGCTTCTACACCTTCCAGACCCTGTCCTACTCCATTGATGTCTACCGCCGGGATGTGAAGGCCGAGCGCAACATCATCGACTTTGGTGCCTATGTGGTCATGTTCCCGCAGCTCATTGCGGGCCCCATCGTGAAATACCGCGATGTATCGAATCAGCTGCACGTCTACAAGCACCGCTACACCCTGTCGCAGATCGAAGAGGGCATGACCCTGTTCACCTTCGGTCTGGCCAAGAAGGTGCTGCTGGCAGACGCCATCGGTGCCTTGTGGACCGACATCATCGGCGTGGCCGCCAGCCCTTCCACCACCTTTGTGGGGCTGGCCAACGCCTCCACCCCGCTGGTGTGGCTGGGCATCATCGCCTACAGCCTGCAGCTGTACTTCGACTTCTCCGGCTATTCCATGATGGGCATCGGCATGGGCAAAATGCTGGGCTTCGACTTCCCTGCAAACTTCAATTACCCGTATATCTCTGCTTCCATCACCGAGTTCTGGCGTCGCTGGCACATGACCCTGTCCGGCTGGTTCCGGGAGTATGTGTATATCCCGCTGGGCGGCAACCGCAAGGGCCTGAAGCGGCAGATCCTGAACCTGTTCATTGTGGAGCTGCTCACCGGCATCTGGCATGGTGCCAACTGGAACTTCATCTGCTGGGGCCTGTACTACTTTGTGCTGCTGGCCATCGAAAAGCTGTTCCTGCTGCCCCACCTCAAAAAGGGCAAAGTGTGGCCCCACATCTACACCCTGTTCCTCGTGGTGGTGGGCTGGGCCATGTTCGTGGGCAACGACACCGGCGTGAGCTTCGGGCTGCTGTTCCAGAAGCTGTTCATCCCGTCCGGCGGCGTATCCCCGCTGTATTTCCTGCGCAACTACGGCGTCCTGCTCATCGTCAGTGTGATCTGCTGCACCCCGCTGATCGAAAAGATCTGGAACACCCTGCGGCGCAATGTCATCACCCGCTGCGCCACCATCCTGTTGCTGCTGGTGGTCTCCACTGCCTATGTGGTGGGCAGCACCAACAGCCCGTTCCTGTACTTCAACTTCTGA
- a CDS encoding DUF4358 domain-containing protein, whose protein sequence is MINRTKIASLAVCAILSAAVLTGCGGSSASSSTASSAAPAASSQAASSVVSSAAAEENGASDLDGIYNALLQADPISNQFEIAAMNIEYDFGLQAEDVVSYKGVKSNDNGDAGLVLVIEAADGKAEDIANQLTAYQQDQVAFYGNYAEFAQAQSNVENAVIAFKDNRVVMAIASNECTVDLDSAVDSALNS, encoded by the coding sequence ATGATAAACCGCACAAAAATCGCATCTCTGGCTGTCTGCGCCATCCTGTCTGCCGCTGTGCTGACCGGCTGCGGCGGCTCCTCCGCTTCTTCCTCCACGGCTTCTTCCGCCGCCCCGGCTGCTTCTTCGCAGGCAGCTTCCAGCGTCGTGAGCTCCGCCGCTGCCGAAGAGAACGGTGCATCCGATCTGGACGGCATCTACAACGCCCTGCTGCAGGCAGACCCCATCTCCAACCAGTTTGAGATCGCCGCCATGAACATTGAGTACGACTTCGGTCTGCAGGCCGAGGACGTGGTGAGCTACAAAGGCGTGAAGAGCAACGACAACGGCGACGCCGGCCTGGTGCTGGTGATCGAAGCTGCCGACGGCAAGGCCGAGGACATTGCCAACCAGCTGACCGCCTACCAGCAGGACCAGGTGGCTTTCTACGGCAACTACGCCGAGTTTGCCCAGGCACAGAGCAACGTGGAGAACGCTGTCATCGCCTTCAAGGACAACCGCGTGGTCATGGCCATCGCTTCCAACGAGTGCACTGTCGATCTGGACAGCGCCGTGGACAGCGCACTGAACAGCTGA
- a CDS encoding M15 family metallopeptidase — protein MRSSASSRPSPSAHPAPRRRRRHGRRLFCLTVLACCVVGCIAFALSQEPQAAASSAASQPAASSSDAENGLLTAAQAQALLDDPRMVLVNHTHKLADGYTITTKKCGSSTAINKDLQTEAADAFFAMQAAAAKDGVDIRMQSGYRSVDYQTRLYNNKTQYYRDQGCSEADARAKAATIVNPPGYSEHATGLAADLNTPEHTSLDEGFENTAAFRWLCQHAVEYGFILRYPKEAEAVTEITYEPWHWRYVGPENAALISQSGLCFEDAIAVLQKLAAGQSVTG, from the coding sequence ATGCGTTCTTCCGCTTCTTCCCGGCCTTCCCCCAGCGCACATCCCGCACCCCGCCGCAGACGCCGCCATGGCCGCCGCCTGTTCTGCCTGACCGTGCTGGCCTGCTGTGTGGTCGGATGCATCGCCTTTGCGCTCAGTCAGGAGCCGCAGGCCGCCGCATCGTCTGCCGCATCGCAGCCCGCGGCCAGCAGCTCGGACGCAGAAAACGGCCTGCTGACCGCCGCTCAGGCGCAGGCCCTGCTGGATGACCCCCGCATGGTGCTGGTGAACCACACCCACAAGCTGGCAGACGGCTACACCATCACCACCAAAAAATGCGGTTCTTCCACCGCCATCAACAAGGACCTGCAGACCGAGGCCGCCGATGCCTTTTTTGCCATGCAGGCTGCCGCTGCGAAGGACGGTGTGGACATCCGGATGCAGAGCGGCTACCGCAGTGTGGACTACCAGACCAGGCTTTACAACAACAAGACCCAGTATTACCGCGACCAGGGCTGCAGCGAAGCCGACGCCCGGGCCAAAGCGGCCACCATCGTGAACCCGCCGGGCTACTCCGAGCACGCCACCGGCCTTGCCGCCGACCTGAACACCCCGGAGCACACCAGCCTGGACGAGGGCTTTGAGAATACCGCTGCTTTCCGCTGGCTGTGCCAGCACGCGGTGGAGTACGGCTTTATCCTGCGCTACCCCAAGGAGGCCGAAGCCGTCACCGAGATCACCTACGAGCCGTGGCACTGGCGCTATGTGGGGCCGGAAAACGCCGCCCTTATCAGCCAGAGCGGCCTGTGCTTTGAGGATGCCATTGCCGTTTTGCAGAAGCTGGCCGCCGGGCAGTCCGTCACCGGTTAA
- a CDS encoding SpoVA/SpoVAEb family sporulation membrane protein: protein MKMTAQEYARRVRRTGPHSPLLADIAWAFCVGGGICLLGEVLRQRFLAAGIETELAGTLTSCSLIALSAVLTTLGWYQKLAARAGAGSLVPITGFANAVVSAAIEFKAEGRVLGTGAKMFTIAGPVIVYGTLAAVVYGAVLWLKGLLPV from the coding sequence ATGAAGATGACAGCACAGGAATATGCGCGCCGGGTGCGGCGCACAGGGCCGCATTCGCCCCTGCTGGCCGACATCGCGTGGGCCTTTTGCGTGGGCGGCGGTATCTGCCTGCTGGGCGAGGTGCTGCGGCAGCGGTTTCTGGCCGCCGGAATAGAAACCGAGCTGGCCGGGACCCTGACCAGCTGCAGCCTGATCGCACTTTCGGCGGTGCTCACCACGCTGGGCTGGTACCAGAAGCTGGCCGCCCGGGCCGGGGCCGGGTCGCTGGTGCCCATCACCGGCTTCGCCAATGCGGTGGTCAGTGCGGCCATCGAGTTCAAAGCGGAAGGGCGGGTGCTGGGCACCGGAGCCAAGATGTTCACCATCGCCGGGCCGGTCATCGTATACGGCACGCTGGCGGCGGTGGTGTACGGCGCGGTGCTGTGGCTGAAAGGGCTGCTCCCTGTATAA